Within Vannielia litorea, the genomic segment GTCGCTTGAGCGCATCTAGTGCCGCGTCAGCCACAGTGCGGCAACAGTGCAACAATGGAGTGAACATGGCCAAGGAAGAACTGCTCGAATTTCCCGGTGTCGTGAAGGAGCTCCTGCCCAATGCGACGTTCAGGGTCGAGCTGGAGAACGGCCATGAGATCATCGCGCACACGGCAGGAAAACTTCGCAAGAACCGCAT encodes:
- the infA gene encoding translation initiation factor IF-1, producing the protein MAKEELLEFPGVVKELLPNATFRVELENGHEIIAHTAGKLRKNRIRVLTGDKVQVEMTPYDLTKGRINYRFR